In a genomic window of Diabrotica undecimpunctata isolate CICGRU chromosome 2, icDiaUnde3, whole genome shotgun sequence:
- the LOC140433769 gene encoding uncharacterized protein, whose amino-acid sequence MKALIDQGSQSSFITEQAATGLGIKRKAVYAQISGIGNEDQRTSEWSVILNLEAHFENEFEMKVEALILRKITKNLTEKKIQMKERNHRNLVLADPNFNKTGSIDILLGGKEYSLMYCSRSNKRWFAHPKYKIGLDNARDSTRRHLGGGGELEEVDQSNALLVEEKECEEYYKRTVKRDTDGRFEVKIPFNSNTSLLGDSKQQAYARLLQLEKKFQSDRNLEKEYSKFMKEYEDLGHMKLNKTETINKPEYYLPHHAVIKEDSITTKCRAVLDASSKSSTGISLNDIMHSGPRLQQDLTNILINWRSYKIAYTADLEKMFRQIKIAEEDQVYQKTLWRQSVKEPIKEYQLLTVTYGTKAAPYFALRTIQELCNDEKLKYPLAAEIVKHNMYVDDVLAGSETLAEAHQAQTELTEMFKKGGFALRKWLSNSPDLMETIPEELKRKIELHGFADASTKGYEAVIYTRTLCPEVKTSLIVAKTKVAPVKGLTTLPRLELCVALLLSRLMKRTIQALNRSDVEIYAWSDSTITLAWIQGQPNRSKTFVANRVTEITGTIQPDRWFKVDTKETPADYLSRGIKAKELVRMDLWWNGPIWLKQTNIRFPLPERLDTDEEKKRIEIIANTTVKISDICERFSNLNRMQRVLSHCIIFADKCKKER is encoded by the exons ATGAAAGCATTGATTGACCAAGGCTCGCAGTCATCATTCATTACGGAGCAGGCCGCTACAGGTCtaggaataaaaagaaaggcTGTCTACGCTCAGATATCTGGAATTGGTAATGAAGACCAAAGGACGTCAGAATGGAGCGTAATATTAAACTTAGAGGCTCATTTCGAAAATGAATTTGAAATGAAGGTCGAAGCACTTAtactacgaaaaataacaaaaaatctaACGGAGAAGAAGATACAGATGAAAGAAAGAAACCATAGGAACTTAGTCCTGGCGGatccaaattttaataaaacaggtTCAATAGATATTCTATTAGGAGGCAAAGAATATAGTTTGATGTACTGTAGTAGATCGAACAAAAGATGGTTTGCTCACCCAAAATACAAAATTGGGTTGGATAATGCCAGGGATAGCACA agaaggcacttaggaggaggaggggAGTTAGAAGAAGTAGATCAAAGCAATGCTCTTTTAGTAGAAGAAAAAGAGTGTgaagaatattataaaagaacAGTAAAAAGGGATACCGATGGAAGATTTGAAGTTAAAATACCCTTTAATTCTAATACAAGCCTATTAGGGGACTCAAAACAGCAAGCATATGCGAGACTGCTGCAATTAGAGAAGAAATTTCAAAGCGACAGAAACCTAGAAAAAGAGTACAGCAAATTTATGAAGGAATATGAAGACTTAGGtcacatgaaattgaataaaaccGAAACCATAAATAAGCCAGAATATTACCTTCCTCATCATGCAGTAATAAAAGAGGATAGTATCACAACAAAATGTAGGGCCGTGCTTGACGCTTCCAGTAAAAGTTCAACAGGAATCAGTCTCAATGATATAATGCACTCTGGACCTCGTTTGCAACAAGAtcttacaaatatattaataaattggaggtcGTACAAAATAGCATATACggcagatctagagaaaatgtttaggcaaataaagataGCTGAAGAAGATCAAGTTTACCAGAAGACATTATGGAGACAGTCTGTAAAAGAACCAATAAAGGAGTATCAGTTGTTAACAGTAACATACGGTACGAAGGCAGCGCCATACTTTGCATTAAGAACGATACAGGAATTATGTAATGACGAGAAATTAAAATATCCACTAGCTGCGGAAATTGTTAAACACAACATGTACGTAGACGACGTGTTAGCTGGATCAGAAACGTTAGCTGAAGCTCATCAAGCTCAAACAGAGTTAACAGAAATGTTCAAAAAAGGGGGTTTTGCATTAAGAAAATGGCTTAGTAATAGTCCAGATTTAATGGAAACCATACCGGAGGAACTAAAAA ggaaaatagaattgcacggATTTGCTGATGCGTCTACGAAAGGATACGAAGCAGTAATATACACTAGAACATTATGTCCTGAGGTAAAAACAAGCCTTATAGTAGCCAAAACAAAGGTTGCACCAGTTAAAGGTTTAACAACACTGCCGAGGTTAGAATTGTGTGTAGCATTGCTGCTTAGCAGACTCATGAAAAGAACAATTCAAGCGCTAAATCGCAGTGATGTGGAAATATATGCATGGTCTGATTCCACAATTACTCTGGCGTGGATACAAGGACAACCAAATAGATCGAAAACGTTTGTAGCGAACAGAGTAACGGAAATAACAGGCACCATACAACCTGATCGCTGGTTTAAAGTAGATACAAAAGAAACCCCAGCAGACTATTTATCTAGAGGGATAAAAGCAAAAGAATTAGTGAGGATGGACCTATGGTGGAATGGACCAATCTGgctaaaacaaacaaatattaggTTTCCACTACCAGAGAGATTGGATACCGACgaagagaaaaagagaatagAAATAATAGCTAACACAACCGTCAAGATTAGTGACATCTGCGAAAGATTTTCAAATTTGAATAGAATGCAACGAGTACTATCTCACTGCATTatatttgcagacaaatgcaaaAAAGAGAGGTAG
- the LOC140433770 gene encoding uncharacterized protein, with product MSDTDSADELANIPLTPSKKRSKKGHLSVDVKEIIVNVYKHELQENPALILSAVEKRVADKVGVSDSSVFKVIREYKTTHTLVAPKKCTTRKGKLESVDDFDKVAIRRIVHQFFFRNEIPTIDRVLQQVNDDPNLPDFKRTTFYKLLKKLQFKFEKRGRNSMLTDRDDLVIWRREFLRQIKDHRNGNRKIYYLDETWINAGHTKSKTWIDKSVTSSRQAFLDGLSTGLKNPSGKGKRLIICHIGSEDGFVVDALWSFESKKSGDYHEEMDGKGFESWFEKTLPKLEANSVIVMDNASYHSRKSEKIPTTSSRKADIQEWLHLKSIPFDDSLLKVQLLALVNQHKKQYDKYVIDEMAKSQNKIVLRLPPYHCELNPIELIWADIKNYVAAKNTTFKFADMKNLFDEALSTITPQKWKNCVQHVTQKVEPKMWELDNLVEARVDSIIINPDDDSTSSFSE from the exons ATGTCGGACACGGATTCTGCCGATGAACTCGCAAACATACCTTTAACTCCCTCCAAAAAGAGATCTAAAAAAGGCCATTTAAGCGTAGACGttaaagaaataattgtaaacgTGTATAAGCACGAGTTACAAGAAAATCCGGCGTTAATATTGTCCGCTGTTGAGAAAAGAGTAGCCGATAAAGTTGGAGTATCGGATAGTTCTGTGTTTAAAGTTATTAGAGAATATAAAACTACACACACATTAGTTGCACCAAAAAAATGTACCACTCGTAAAGGCAAACTCGAATCTGTAGATGATTTTGACAAGGTAGCGATAAGAAGAATAGTGCATCAAttcttttttagaaatgaaattccCACGATAGATAGAGTTCTACAACAGGTCAACGACGACCCCAATCTACCTGATTTCAAACGTACTACGTTTTACAAGcttttgaaaaaacttcaattcaaatttgaaaaacgtgGCCGGAACAGTATGCTTACAGACAGAGATGACCTTGTAATCTGGAGAAGAGAATTTTTAAGGCAGATAAAAGATCATAGGAATGgcaatcgtaaaatatattatttagatgagacTTGGATTAACGCTGGTCATACTAAATCAAAAACATGGATTGATAAGTCAGTCACCTCGTCAAGACAAGCATTTTTGGATGGACTCTCGACAGGCCTGAAAAATCCAtcag GTAAAGGAAAGCGACTGATTATTTGTCACATAGGCAGCGAAGACGGATTTGTTGTTGACGCTCTATGGAGTTTTGAATCAAAGAAAAGTGGagattaccatgaggaaatggatGGAAAAGGTTTTGAGAGTTGGTTTGAAAAAACGTTACCCAAATTGGAAGCAAATTCTGtgattgtaatggacaatgcgtcGTATCATTCCAGAAAATCTGAAAAGATCCCCACCACATCTTCTAGAAAAGCGGATATCCAAGAATGGCTACATCTAAAAAGCATCCCCTTTGACGACTCACTTCTCAAAGTGCAACTTTTAGCACTTGTTAATCAACATAAAAAACAGTATGATAAATACGTCATCGACGAAATGgcgaaaagtcaaaataaaattgttttaagatTGCCACCATATCACTGTGAGTTGAATCCCATAGAACTGATATGGGCagatataaaaaattatgtagcagctaaaaatacaacttttaagtTTGCCGAcatgaaaaatttatttgatgaaGCTCTATCCACCATAACTCcgcaaaaatggaaaaattgtgTACAGCATGTTACCCAAAAGGTGGAACCAAAAATGTGGGAGTTAGATAATTTAGTAGAAGCCAGAGTAGATTCAATTATAATAAACCCTGACGATGATAGTACATCAAgtttctcagaataa